A stretch of DNA from bacterium:
CTGCGTCATCTCGCTCTTGGCATCGCCGCACTCGGCATCGCCCTGCTCATCACGCAGGATATGGCTGCGCTGCTGCTCATCGGCACAGGCATATGGCTGCTGCTCGCCTCCATTGCCTATGGCATGAAAAGCCGTAAACAGGGCACGTTTTCCTGGCCATTGCTGCTGGGCCATGCGGGGTTTGCGTGTTTGCTCATCGGGGTGGCGGGCACCACCCTGCTGCGGCACGAGGGCGAATACATGCTCAAGCCCGGCCAGTCCGCAATCATGGGCCCCTACCGCTTCACCTACCGCCAGTACGACTCCCGCGACGGGCAGGATTACCGGGAGATGGCCATGCATCTGTCCGTAAGCAAAAACGATAACCCCATCGGTGAACTGGTGCCCACCAAGCGCCTCTATACCATTCAGGGCATGCCCACGTCCGAATCCGCCACCATGTTTAACAGCATGGGCGATCTCTATGCGGCAGTGGGCGATGTTCATGAAAACGGCGAAGCGGGCTTCCGCTTCTATTACAAACCGGGCATCCAGCTGGTGTGGCTAGGCTTCGTCCTGATGGCCGCTGGCGGCATCACCGCCGCACGCCGGAAGCAAAAATAACACAAGCGCAAGAAACTTTAATACATCTGACGTTTGTCAGGAACATTAAGCACGGCAATCGCCATCGAAAGCCCCAGCCAGTGCAGAATGGCTGGCCAGTTGGAAAAGAAACTCTGCGTCGCGCCTGGAAAGAAGCACAGCACCAGCATACCCAGCGCCGCCGCCCATTGCGGAACATCCGCCCTATCGGCCTCTCGCAATCCCAAAACCACGTTCCACACCAGCAATCCCGCCAACGCAACATAGCCGAGCACTCCCAACAGGCCGGTTTCCACCAGCCACTCCATGTAATGATTATGCGGATGCAGGTCGCAATACCACACGGCATGTTCCTTCACGAGCGGCGGGCACAGGTTACGAAAGCTGCGAATGCCATGCCCCAGCACGGGTGCATCTTTCCAGCTTATCCATGCGGCCTCCCACAATTGGCCATAGGGGCTCTTTTCCATCACCGCCTCGGGGCTGCTGGCCTGCTTTTCCAGCAATGTCAGCCGTTCCTGCAAAAAGCTGCTCTGGGTCGCCATCAGCACCATGCCGCCCGCCATCAACGCCATGCCCGCCAGCATGGGCAGGCGGAACCGCGGCTGCCGCCAGGCGATCGCCAGCAGCATCACCACCACCCCGCCGATATAGAGAATACTCGCCGTGCGCTCGCCACTGGCAAACACGGTCCATACCAGCCCCGCCAGCACCGCCATGGCGGCCACCATGCGCCAGCGCGCGCCGTTCAGCATCATCAGCGCAACGGCGCCGCACAGGCCAAGCGTCAGTTTGGCGAGATACATCCCGATCACCGGTTTTTCCAGCGGCCCGGTCAGGCGTCCGAAATTCGGCTCGTGGCCGGAAAGCGAAACGCCCATAACCGCCTGCACCACCGTATCCAGCCATGCCACCGCCAGCACCGGCAGCATAAGGGCCAGCAGCAGTTTCATATCCTCGCGGCTTTTCACCAGCCAGCAACGCAGCGCCATGAAGAAGATGGGAAAACGAATCCATATCAGCCCTTCTTCCAGCGCTTTCAGCCTGTCATCGGCAAAGGGCGCCACCAGCAAACAGGTATAAAGCCATAGGCCGATCATCCATCGATGCTCCAGCGGCTTCAGCCATTCCTTGTCCCGCAGCCAGGCGCTGCGCGCCAGAAATATCAATGCCACCAGCGAAAAAAACACATCCGCCATGGCACGATGCACCACCAGCAGCAACGGCAATGTCCCCACCATCAGCAGGCACAGCAGTTTGAGATAGGCCCCTGTGTCGGGCTTGCCATCCGCCTTAGTGAACATGCGCCACATCCCGGTAAAGCGTTGCGTAAAGCTGGCCCATGCGTTCGGGCGTGAATTCCGCCTCAAAACGCGCGCGCGCCGCCAGGCCCATTTGCGCCGCCAGTTCCGGCTCATTCCACAGGCGGCGCATGGCCTGTTTCAACGCTTCAGGGTTCTCCGGCTTGGCGACAATCCCCGTCACCCCGTCCAGGTTCACATAGCTCGTGCCGGTGCCGATCTCGCAGGAGATCATCGGCTTTCCCATCATGGCCGCTTCCAGCAGTGCCAGGCCGAATGCCTCGGACCGTAAATACGACGGAAACACAAACCCGTAACACCCGGCCAGCAGCGCCATCTTATCCTCGTCGCTTACTTGACCGAGAAAATGCACATTCTTCAATCCAAGTCGCGTCGCCTGCGCGCGCAGTTCCGTCTCCATGGGCCCGCCCCCCACCAGCACGAGTGGAAAATCATCTTCCTTCAATGCATCAAGAAGATAATGCAATCCTTTGTAATAACGTAATTGTCCTACAAAAAGCCAGAAGCGCTCCCCCAGCCTTTCTTTCCATGCCGCCACCCGCGCCGCATCCGCGTCAGGATAGCTGGAGGGCTCCAGCCCAAACGGGATCACCTGCAGTTTTTCTTTCGGCAATTGCCGCAGCACGGGGCTGCTTTCGGCATAATTGGGCGAGGTCGCCGCCACCGCATCCACCCGTTTGAGAAATTGCCACATCAGCGGCTTATAAACGAGATTCAGGTATTTCTGTTTCACCACGTCGGAATGATAGGTCACCACGCTGGGCTTGCCATGGCGCGCCAGCAGATGCATCACATCGCCCCAGGGCCATGGAAAATGATAATGCACCACATCGGCCCATTGGGCATGTTCCTTCAACCCAGCAATGGCCGCCAATGCCATGGGGGTGGAGGCCACATCCACATCGCTCGGGTAGCGGATGACCTCCGCCTCAGGCCGCGGCACACGGCGCTCGCCCTGCTTATCGGCCATCAAGGTCAGCACGCGGTGCTGGCAGCCATGCGGAATGGTCGTGGTGGCGATTTGGCAAATGGCGTGCTGGCCACCGCCGGTGGTCTCGGGATAATAGGTTTTATAAACATGCAGAATTTTCACGGCACGCCCTACACGCGCTCGGCCATCAGCTGCCGGTAGGCCTCCATCGTGGGCACGCTGTGCATACCGCCCCCCATTTCCAGCTTCGCCGGTTCAAACGGCGGAAACACCATCGCCCGGATATACCGCTCCACCGTCGCCTCGTCCCAGCTTGGGTCGATCATGCCGCCAAATGGCACCTGACGTGGAAAATAACTGGGCTCGCCATGCTGCGGCCTGCCAGGGTCCCTGGCGATCACCTTGTCGATCACCGTCTCCAGATGCGGCAATGCCGCCAGTATCTGACGGTGAAACAGCGAAAAGGCCGTCTCATCCGGCATGGTGGCGAGCTTCTCCTGCACCAGGATATGCCCTGTATCGAAATCCTCCTCCATATAATGAAAGGTGAACCCCGTCTCGTGTTCGTTATGGATAATGGTCCAGGGAACCGAATTGGTGCCCCGGTATTTCGGCAAAAGCGACGGGTGCAGATTCACCGCCCCCAGGCTCGCCGCCTTCAGCATCTCACCGGGAATGCGCTGGCGATAATGCATGCTGATAAGGATGTGCGGCGCGAATTGCTGAACCATTGCCACCGCCTCGGGAGTTTTGGCATCCGCCGTGCTGTGATGCACGCCACGCAGCTTCAACGCATGCAG
This window harbors:
- a CDS encoding glycosyltransferase, with protein sequence MKILHVYKTYYPETTGGGQHAICQIATTTIPHGCQHRVLTLMADKQGERRVPRPEAEVIRYPSDVDVASTPMALAAIAGLKEHAQWADVVHYHFPWPWGDVMHLLARHGKPSVVTYHSDVVKQKYLNLVYKPLMWQFLKRVDAVAATSPNYAESSPVLRQLPKEKLQVIPFGLEPSSYPDADAARVAAWKERLGERFWLFVGQLRYYKGLHYLLDALKEDDFPLVLVGGGPMETELRAQATRLGLKNVHFLGQVSDEDKMALLAGCYGFVFPSYLRSEAFGLALLEAAMMGKPMISCEIGTGTSYVNLDGVTGIVAKPENPEALKQAMRRLWNEPELAAQMGLAARARFEAEFTPERMGQLYATLYRDVAHVH
- a CDS encoding methionyl-tRNA formyltransferase, coding for MSPKSSLRYVIAGYGFPAEYALYALFASGVMPEQVLVLTHAEDDRNSGLLHALKLRGVHHSTADAKTPEAVAMVQQFAPHILISMHYRQRIPGEMLKAASLGAVNLHPSLLPKYRGTNSVPWTIIHNEHETGFTFHYMEEDFDTGHILVQEKLATMPDETAFSLFHRQILAALPHLETVIDKVIARDPGRPQHGEPSYFPRQVPFGGMIDPSWDEATVERYIRAMVFPPFEPAKLEMGGGMHSVPTMEAYRQLMAERV